In a single window of the Dreissena polymorpha isolate Duluth1 chromosome 3, UMN_Dpol_1.0, whole genome shotgun sequence genome:
- the LOC127873781 gene encoding uncharacterized protein LOC127873781 yields the protein MKGFDLYSLTKNKRYELLTCQLEVCPSLCTCIDIPAKERIIVNCSDKGLTDFPEHMPWGYWDNNKIELHIANNKITEIPDRDYISRLISVDAKGNSIQHISPTTIMDLEAELNIQDQRLDFLREDFARKDPNLITFGDTAVSCSCQNLWIGDWIRNNKAYNRLWCLTDSRGKIRAEDVTAQSLECTVNVISLYPIIIPLCGLVAMLILLSLLQYCFRYEMFLLYRKCITREKKDGLIDVFVSVADNDDETLTVVLKYIRPALEAENYSVKVPWSDIRNEEERDMQVTDLVSQCRNYVVMLTPQYGKDYNSKFEFDIMWEKFKADASRKIILINDGYEIPRDRYGKIIRALQRVHKELNYKERHTRLVARLIRCLGEPEHGKVINPLTTTVRRRPARQIATSQIEDVDEVIYAA from the coding sequence ATGAAAGGATTTGATTTGTATTCATTGACCAAAAACAAACGTTATGAACTATTAACATGTCAACTTGAGGTATGTCCATCGCTTTGCACTTGCATTGATATTCCTGCTAAAGAGAGGATAATAGTAAACTGTTCTGATAAAGGTTTGACTGATTTTCCAGAGCACATGCCATGGGGATACTGGGATAATAATAAGATCGAGCTCCATATAGCAAACAACAAAATTACGGAAATTCCAGATAGAGATTACATCTCCCGTTTGATAAGTGTCGATGCAAAAGGAAATTCCATCCAGCATATTAGTCCAACGACGATAATGGACCTTGAAGCGGAGTTAAACATTCAAGATCAAAGACTGGATTTTCTCCGCGAGGACTTCGCACGAAAAGACCCAAACCTGATTACATTTGGTGACACGGCTGTATCGTGTTCATGCCAAAATTTGTGGATAGGCGACTGGATTCGAAATAACAAGGCATATAATCGTCTATGGTGTCTAACAGACTCACGTGGAAAAATTCGAGCCGAAGATGTGACAGCTCAGTCTTTGGAATGCACTGTCAATGTTATTTCACTTTACCCTATCATTATTCCACTTTGTGGTCTTGTAGCGATGTTAATACTTTTGTCATTATTACAGTACTGCTTTCGATATGAAATGTTTCTTCTATATCGCAAATGTATTACACGGGAAAAAAAAGATGGTTTGATCGACGTATTCGTATCTGTTGCGGACAACGATGACGAGACATTGACTGTTGTGCTTAAATATATACGCCCAGCATTGGAGGCGGAAAACTACTCAGTTAAAGTTCCGTGGAGTGATATCCGGAACGAAGAGGAAAGAGACATGCAAGTGACGGACCTAGTGAGCCAATGCCGAAACTATGTTGTAATGCTTACACCCCAATACGGAAAAGATTACAATTCAAAATTTGAATTCGACATCATGTGGGAAAAATTCAAAGCTGATGCTTCAAGAAAAATTATCCTTATTAACGATGGCTATGAGATCCCGCGTGATAGGTATGGGAAAATAATTCGAGCGCTTCAAAGGGTCCACAAGGAGCTGAATTACAAAGAAAGGCATACACGTCTGGTCGCGCGACTGATACGTTGTCTTGGAGAGCCCGAGCACGGAAAGGTAATAAACCCTCTAACAACAACAGTTCGTAGAAGACCTGCCAGACAGATCGCGACGTCCCAAATAGAAGATGTCGATGAAGTTATCTATGCAGCATAA